TTATTCTTAATACCAAGTGAGTGCATCCCATGCTCATTTGACATAATGTAGAAAGAACAGAAATGGCCGATGTAATTATAGAGGATCAATGTCTCTCAGAAACATAAACGATCAGTCAGAAAACTTGGAAGGAAATAAGGAACTAAGTTGACATACATGAACTTTTACTTTGCACAAGGGTGTAACTTGTAAGTACTAGTTTGAAGATATGATTCATTAGcatgaaaaaaatcattttaacttaaGAAGCAACTGCTTTTTTATGATTCATACATTCCATTAGCATGACAAAGATGAAAATATAATCAGCATTAATTTTTCCAATAAGCTAACTTATTCATCAAAACCAACAATAAACGAGgatgaaagaaagaaacaaacaaaaaatatctTATTACCCAAAAGGATCTTGAGCAAGTAGAAGTCCATTTCGGGAAATTTGGGTAATTAGGTTATATCGATGTTGCCCATTTGAATGAGCAATGCAGCGTTGCAACACACAGCATCCATGACGATGAGTGGCAATATCTACGCAAAATTGTGCAGCAGCATCAAAAATAATCTGCATTGGTAATTAACAGAAGCAAAGGACCAAAAATGTTACAGAATCAAACTTggcaaaagaaaatatacacaTAAGAAAATGCAATGCATCAAAGTAGAGATAGAATTCCTAACACAGGAAAAGCACCAATGCGCACCAACTACAGTTTGAATTAGAAGTATGCTTCTAGAACTGACAATTATGACTGAATTCTAGTTTTTTAGTTCATGACCCACAACAAGAGAGCCTGACCAATTCTGTAAAATTGCAAGCTAAAAGTTCTCCCAATGGACCAAAAACTCTTCAAGAATCATGAGTCACTATCTCAAACCTATCATAGCCTGTTAAAGGTTGGTTCCTCCCTTGGAAAGAATTGttcttaataaaaaatattcagaAAGATAGAATAGATTCCTTCAAACTGGATCCTTGCATTCGTGTCAGTTGCTTGTCATGCACTGGCAATATGCCAATACCTGTAATTAAGCCAGTACCTGCAAGAAATCTTTCTCCTGTTCACAAGGCTTACCTAACAATCAACGAGTTAAACTATATACCGATGTCTCAAAATACACACACAAAAATGCAAAACACATCCTGCAATGACCCAGAGGAGAAACATGGCATGACACTAGGCATAGGTAATAGTCCATAGCATAAAGACCTCCAAGATAACCATATAGTTTTCTTCTACTGAGTAAACCTTgtcaagatgaaaaaaaaaagcatatatcTGTGATCTGTCCAAATAGTTAACTAGAGATAAACCATGTAGTGGATTGACACGATGAAATGAGACTGTAGTGGTCTAAGTAAcctaatatatgtaaaaaaaaaaaagaagaatgtcCATGGTTGGGTCATTTGTGAGCAAAACTATTGAACCTCGTAAGTTAATTCACCCTCATCATTGTACCTTATTATCTTCATTGCCAAGGCATTGCAAGAAGCGCTGCAAAACATGATTTCCATTGAGGTCCTTGATAAGATCAAGAATTCCAGGTTTAAGAGCTGACTTGATAAGAGAAACTTCTTCTCTGGATTTGAGAGTCTCAATCAACTTCTGTACTACACGAGTACTGAAATACAGCAGTATACCAGTTTagcaacaaatatatatatacatattatgtaGGAAGAGAAAAGGCAAAGAAATATGAGTAACAGAAAATAGAATGGAGAATTCAATGATAATGAAGCAGTTACCCATATGTGTTTAAGGAAATCCTCACTAGCTGTCCTGATTCTTTTGTGACCATGTGAACAATCTGCAGTCTTTGTCCTTCAGTACACACATCCAGTAACTTTTGCACAAGGTAGTTTCCAAAGGGATCCATCATAAGTTCCACaatattatcaataatttcattgAATATTATTTGAACATCTAAACAGCTTCCTTCATCAAATATCCTTTGCAAGAAGCGACAATGATTCTGGTCCTTAGCCATGTAATTAATACATCCTCGGAACTCAGCCAGGGAACATGGAGTTGGCATTAGTCTTACATTTTCTCCATGATTTTTATCAAGTTCAGAGCTTTTCTCTTGAAggtttttgaaagattttttctTATGATACTTGAATGAATCGTAGCCCAAGTTCTGAATACCATACTTCAAATCTCTTCCTTGAATGATGACACTGCGATCCTCCACAAGAGGAATTTTAGTGTGCATGAACCTAGGATCACTCAAAGAATCAATGACACCTCTACCTCCATTACCATCCATCCCACTTTGCTTTGAGAAAACAAAAGGATAATAGGTATTCTGTAATGGAATACCCCTATTATCAAAACTCCTGCACTGTTCCATTCTCTGCTCCAAATGATAGTTTCTTTGGTTATTATGCCAACTCCATTTTGAAGCCAAATCATTGGAATGATTATAAGCAATGTTATGAGGCCCCAACGAATCACCCTTTTCGTTTCCTCCCTGCAAACCAAGCAATGTGGACCTCATGACATCATTACCATCAAAATACATTGAAACTTGTAGTGGAGAAGATTGAAACCCTTTGCTAAAACCTTCATATGAAGTATATTTTTCAGCATTATAAGAATAAACATCACCCAAACCAAGGCCAAAACCATTTGGGTCGCTCTCAGATCTCCTCATTTCAGCAGAGCCGTCACTATCTATCTCTTCATTTCTAATATGCATTTGATATAGATTATCGCACAAATCAAGACCATCCTCGACCGATCTTTCTTCATTCACGTTCGTATTTCTGAAATGAAAATCGGGTAAAGAGGTAGAATCCAACCAGAGTCTATAATCATGAAACTCGGGCTGTTGTTGTTGTTGGTCTTCAAATGACGAACTTTCTTCATGTGAAGAAAACCCATTTGAGAAAGAGCTTGAAGGAGAAGGGGAAACTcgattcatcatcttcttcttctccttcttctcaCCCGTTTCAAACATCTTCACACACACACAAAAGAGAAAAGGAACAAACAAAGAATCAAACTTTTATTACGAGAGAATATTTTCACACGAAACAGATACGGAAAGCTCACCGGACAAAcaaacaagcaaaaaaaaaaacgcTTCCTTTTCAGTAGACGATTGTTCTTTTGGTTGATTTGGCTATCTTTATTTCAACGATTttctctttcaaaaaaaaaaaaagaacattggGTTCTTTTTGTATATTGACGGTTACAAAAGGGATGGCGTACGGACTGGTTATGGCTTAAGCTCACTCCATTGCAGTAGGTGAGCAGGCACTACATTGTGAAAATATATagatacataaaaataaaaaataaaaaaaccttggAGATTTAAATTACGGTTTTTTTTTAATCATCGGTATCTATCTTgaaatgcaaaacagaatgcttgaTTTTCTCAGATtaatttgacttgtttttaaCCTGTACagtcaattttagttttttatcaGTGAAAACAAAGACTGAGAGAATTTTTTAGTCATTGGATTTGTTGAAATTTGGGACATTCTCTCTAAGGTTAAAAAATAGAGTGTGATTTGATCATAAACTTGGCCTTTTAGATATATACGATAGGGATAACCGCACCAGATCCCTTATTCTTCTATTCTAATCGTTACTGTTGTTGCCCAACAAAATGGATTCTCAGTTTGGAAACTTTGGCTGTATTTTCTCTACCTTCAAACCACGACATaacaaaaataatcatattttgtaatattttaggtGATAtcaaacttataaatttaatttatacaaaCTAAGGGTCAAGTGCCAGATTCAAATATTATTGTTGTCCTCACTAATGATATTGCAACTTATgttaaaagaatttccatatgattatttttatataacatttatcacaattttaaaTTCTAGGTACTTGACtttgattaaaatttatatataaattttttatttcattcgaTTTTCATAAACATTAACAACATTATTGATATCAATTTTGTGGGCTAGTCTAGAAGAGGTTGAAGGTAAGTTATTGGTAAATTGATTATTATGGTGAATATAACAATTTATTGGTTTTTGGCCTCTGCCCAAAACTTCTCTAGCAAATGCCAAGATCTAACTACTTCTGCATAAACTCTTTCCAGCACATTCAAGGTTGTTAGATAGTTTTTGTGCCCTACAGGGAAAGGCCCCTTatgacattatttttatttttgtgctcTGCAGGGAAACATCCCTTATGAAGACTTTGAGGCTTGTTCAATTATGCTTATGGGTCAATAACCTGTTTCAGGTTTTGATGTTTGGCTAGCCTGCTCATTGGTTTGAGCTATTATATTTGTTTTGGGCTTAAGCTCATACATATGTTCTTTAAGTCCAGGCTCGTATAACTTTGGGTATTAACAATAGTTCCACCGCCCCCAAACAAATAGACCTATAGCTTTTTATAGCAACTTGTGGAAGATTAGCAATGACCACTGCTATAGAATATCGTGAAAACCCGACACCTTTTTATAGCAATTGGTACGATAATTTTGAAGGGAATGGGCCATAATAAGAGGAAAGTTGGTCATTAATGGTCTTCAATCTTGTAAGTTACAAGATGGTGGGGAGTCAATAAGGTAGTGTCACGAGTTTAGACAACTATAGTTATAAGCTTCATTTGTGAGGCTTTCTATATTCTTTTTCATTTATACAAACCAATGTTTCAAAAGAAAACTCCTTAAAGGGTGCTTCTTTCATTCTTCTCTGCTGTATTCTACTTTgccaactttttttctttttttctgtttttcccttctttttttttaatgttaaatgtAGTAAGGTGGGGTGCCACTGACTCTGAGGGTCTGTCTCCATCAGCGATAGTCGATGCTTTCCACAGTAGCATAGATATGAAATCCGTTAGATTATAACTAAAAGGTTTAAGAATTCTCCTGATATTCCCAAATGTTTTGTTATGGTAGGTAGGCAATGTAGGAGAATCTCTAAAAAAACCGAGAACAATTTGTGTTTTTACCTACACATCTTTAGGGGAGGTTTTCATTTACCGCTCGACCTATTTTTCTATCAAGTATTAAAACTATACAACCTAAAACCTAACCAACTTTTGGCGAGTTTTTTCATCTATTGCTGCGAGTTTAAATAAATTCCATCTATGAGGATGATTCCCCACTTATTTTCCTACAAGGTAAAGTCTAGCCATTGGTATTACTTATAATCAAAGTAAGTAGGCATGTTCGTGGGTTTAAAAGACTGACTGGACCGATAAAACAAAGTATTTTTTTTCTGCTAGGAAGGCAGCATATGCATGATAGGGCTTCAGTGCCCACTAGgattttaaaaaccaaaaatgCAATGTAAAACTACCTATGTCTGGAAAAGAAGGACGTCAAGTGACTTATTTCTTAAACCAATCCCACTCTTGTGAAATTGAACCCTTAAACATTCAGAAATACTACTTGGGTTAGACTAAGGGCAAGGGGTACTTCCCATCGATCTGCTTGTTACTGCGGGGTTGTCACCCCAAAAAATGAGTGCCTGTTATCCCTATTTTTTAGTGTATTTTGGTTTCTCAAATTGTTATACTAACTACTAGATACTATGTTTATGATAAGAACGAAATGCCTAAAGCAGTACTTATGCTACACTGGAGTCGGGACCTTTGCAACTCTTGTTAATTGTAACTGAGAAGATGAGGGTGTTGAGAGTTCAACGGGCGTTGATGTCGTTAAATTTTGTAATGCTCTAATGAGGGAAGGTAAGATAAAGAGAGTTGCTGTGGTTGTAGAGTGAGAGAAGCTAGAGGGATTGTCCTAAGGTTTTAGCCCGAAGCCTAAAATGAAAGGCATTATTTCCAATGAGAGAAAAGTTGTATCCAATTCTTCTAAAACTCACTCAACCCTGAGACCCAAGGTACTAACTTAAAACTACCTTTACTAACTTTAGTCTTTGCCTGTAATCATTGCGTTTCTTTAATCTTGTAGGTATGAAAAGTTCTGCATCTTCTATCACTCATAAAATTTCTACAAAGAAGGGCAAGGGATCTTTAGAAAAATCCTCTGGAAAGACACCAAACACAAAGTTTCCCAAATTGTCAAGTGATAAACTTGTTCCTCTGACAAAAAAGTCTTCACATGTATCTGCCTCTCAACTGAAATTTGTTCAAACACTGCCACATCCATTCCTTTCGAGTGGACCTTGAAGTATTGTCTTGTTAATGAACTAAAGAATTACAGAAACTATGGCCTCCTTTATATGACAAAGACATTGTCTTGTTAATGAAGTATTGTCTACCTTTTATTACACATGCATTTCTATTTGTGTATTTGTTCTAATAGTGTTCATTTGCGTGCAGCTTATTTCCATTCTAACTTGGTGCTTTCATTGGCCACCTTGAGGTGTtgacagaaaaagaaagaaggtttGGTATGAAAAATCCAACTGCTAGAGGGGGAATTAGAGGCTACACAACAACGCTTAAGCGAGGAAAATTGCGCAGCTAAGGACTGATTAGACTTTATTATCAAGAACAAAAATAAGCAGTTGATGTTGTTAGTGTAATAGTCCAAATTTCACCGATGTcggaaatagtggttcgagactacCAAATCTGACAAATGAACTGTAGattatattatgtaatatttatgagccaaatgtagcttttaaaagatttttgaaatagtaaattgtgttttataaaaatttatttggtcaaaaattgagaaaaaaaagtatTGAGATCTCGgtgttataaaccgagccataaatatttttataaatatttacggagtgtcaataaggtattattaaaatttcgttagaaaattttaacgtttgggtgattaattaaataaaaagagctaaattgaaaaaagtgtaaaagttgctagaagggttaaatagcttaattgtcaaatgaggaaggacctaaagtgcaaataagcccaaaagagatattttgggcggcaatagctaagaaaaatcaatgggtgaaataagggtaaaattggaaaattgacaaaattagctaaataaaaatgggaccaaattggaatatctagagttttcttcattttctcttcattttcttctcattttcatCTGCTGAAGAatagccatggaagagggttcaagctgattttcatactctagcttcatgtaagtttaattcttgctttttccttaaaatttttaagattttggacttttacaattgggtccaacttactatgtcattagtttttgattccatggctaatttttaaagttgctATGGATGGGTGCTGAAAGcatttgatgaataaatatagaattgaagctttaatttggatatatgatgattttatcaagtaaaattgatggaaattgattttaggacctaattatgaaagagtttggaattaaggtCTATGTTATAATTCTAATTTTCAAGggttatgaagtagtttaaaacgatagactaaagtattaattgagaaaaattagctcaattgtaatttagtaaggactgaattgtatgaactgtgaaatttggggtaaaatagaaatcaacattttgtattaaaactattttggacagcagcagtagtctaaattttaaaattcaccaaaaattgtagaaatcgaatgagatgatgaataaaatatgaaattaaaaacttattgagtctagtttcttatagaagaaacgatgtaaacAATGGAaatgtaaatcatgagatataataaattttgtgagacaaggtcagaataattttgggttcccctgttctgactttgtaaaatcataaaaaactgaaaaaaataattaggggcttaaatgtatatgtttagaatcctaaatgagtctattttcaagagaaacaaacgggaacattatTCGAATCCCGTACGAgaacataattaatttttagtgaagaagagtcggaactgtcagacagcagaaaaatggtgactttaaagaataaattgtacttattggctaaaccaaaaattctgaaaattttatggtaacaagatatgtaagtctagtttcagggaaaattagcggatcttaattttgagtgcttcatatctcaagttaaaaataatttagtgactaagaCACGGATGGACAGCTTtggaatataaatataagtaaatagtgaaattatagataatgttacttataagcgtgTTGTATACATCaaagatgtggaatggagagggggaggaggaaaatatgtgagtggcttatgcataaattgatcacatgctcgattatatttggtaaatgttaaactttactaaaatgaaaaatgttataaattcatgtttgaattaaatgttatatacgttaaagaataatttgaatatttgatattgcctAATAAATGAATATCCGATATTGCTTAGTAAATGTcaagccaaatataaaaaaaattgttataagtggaaaatgtgtgaaagaatgtggtaagtattttcatggttattattgagctcattcacatgaatttgtcatttgaaattgtgatagatAGGAAGAAATAGTGAATGGCATGCTTATGCATGGTTATATGTATTTatctgaaatacaagaaaatgatggttatatatttgatatatggagacatgagactatgatatatgaacatggaatatattttatgaatgtgttcgttcataattatagaattgtgcaactcaagtgtactatttgtataaagatagtatttcaaatgatttgatgagTAAAGCTCTAATGTGAGATAGTCTAAAATCAAGACAAATTTTTATGAAAGcgtatttaaaatacatagatatgattgttataagttatatgaataaatgatgtgtaaaagtatatgcatatgagaaatttaatgaaagttgagcccatacatgtttcttgatatttatatgaattatatgactaacaatgtgataagaataggtgtaaatgcccaaatttgaccgggcccAATAAACCAACATAAGACCCAAACCCAAAACATCCCCATTACACCCAAAACCAAACTAAATCCAAATAACCCCAAACTAAACCCTAACTAAACCATCAGCCCAATACAACCCAATACCTAAAATCTAACCAAAACCCTAAGCCCAATTAACAGGCCCTGACCTAAACAAACTTTCAGCTAGGCAAAGACCTTAGCTCATTCTTGGCGCCGCGCCTCCCTACTCCTCCCACGTCAGCCCCCTGTCCGATCGCCCGTACCACTAGCTCCTCTGACATCTGCAAAACCAAAGCAACAAGCAAAACAAAAGTAGAGACAACAGAGGCAATAGAGCAGAAGGACAACGAAATAgtagcaaaaataaataaatagagatTATTCGGCTATAAGAGAAAACGGATTGTATTTTCAAAGGGGGGATAGAAAAAAACATTGTATTAAACAcgaaaagaaatcaaaaagagAAAGAGTTTCAAAAGGTAGTTGTTtcatcctttttattttatttttattttttatataaaagaaaaatacaaaaaactcACAGTGGTTTTAGTTTTCTCGTTGCACCGCCGTCGGAGAGGAGTGAGCCGAAGGGTTTTCCTTCCTTTCGGAGACTTTCGGAGAGATTTCGATGATTCCAACTCCGGATCGGGGTTCTACGCGGCAAAAGGGACCCCTTTGAAATTTTGGTGATTCCCAGCCACCGGAGGCGGTGGTTTCCTGCACCGGTTACCGCCCGTCACGACGGCACCGATGGCCGGAGTTAGGCCTGAGATCGCAAAAGGGGGTGAGAGGGAGAGAGTTTTTGAGAGAAGTTTTGAAAATTCTCTTTGGTGAAGaaggaaaatgattttttttaaaaaaaaattgatttatataGTGCCTTaatacggcgtcgttttggggcaAGCCACAGACacctaaaacggcgccgtttcaccTTGACCCGTGGAGACCCGACTCGATGGAGGCTATGACCCGCGTGTTTTTACGCCTTATGGGTTATTTATGGATCTGGTCCCTCCACTTTTTTCTTGTCTTTGATTTAATcctattttctttctatttttaattttgcccCATAATTTTGGGtcttgtttcattttagtccttcgaCTATCTGACCACCTGAAACGGTGCGTTTAAAAAAAGGAAATCTAGGGAATAATTTCCCATTTGACCCTTGTTCTTTGTTCGCACGTTCAGTTTAGGTCCtctcctattttatttttttacgatttatcCCTTTTAGCCCCATTTGGTTTCGATCCAGTCCTTATTCGTTATTTTTATTATACTCTagcctttaaatttcatttttattttgatttaatcatttttcgtTTAATTTCCACCCTTATagattattgtatattatttcaATTGTTTACGCATGTATCGattcatttatttgtttctttatacttttatttcatattttaaattcatatCATTATTCTGCCATACGTGTGTTTCATTAttgatgttattattttattattattattattttatttctactcttgttatcattattattactattataatacCCCTACCCGCATTCATTaccggaataggatacgaggcattaccggagtttacgaattaaaattttttttatattcaatatagcccctttataaatatctaaccttccctgcaatattaaatcgagaccaatccacatcaaccaaatcaattcaacatattttcaagataaattcatgcatatttataagataacattatcacatatctaaaaccaggtttgttaaccatactaatggctaactttacattcatttcacgttaacatttactttgttagcttatacatgccattgatttccaaaataaagtttctttatataccgaaatcctgaggttgacagtgtgatgtgtctctgaccaaatccgacctctgagctcttaacactacaaaatagggaaaaaggaaacggggtaagcactttgtgcttagtaagctcatgtaacaagaattatacttacctaatattttcaatacaatataataaacatttatatatccattcaatgcattattaccctaacatgcacaaactcaacattcaagttagtacaataatttccatgtatcaataatatatataccatgattgatgagctcgtcaataccatgatttccatttccttgttatttttccatatttatcccgttgaatttatcggaatttcgatggattttcaaaggtacacatttattgtataattctgggtccgtcaattcatattcatgtgcgcacatatccatttcagagagcacactcccgcgaacctcaaccttgcagcgggattaccagtccaggctaaatcccctgcaatataagctcatagagtattgtcgggattaccagtataagctaaatcccctgcaacgacaattactctaatgagcttggatctgaattaccagtccaggctaaattcagaccctaattcggattacccgtccgggctaaatccattttacacatattcttcgggagggctatatcaggataggatcacccgtccgggctagatcctttttaccgttaattcctttttagagatccatcgaattttcctttcgttcaaacgggatttcttcccattttatcaaatatatcaatgtttcataaatttccatataatgaacattcaaatcatattcatatcaaaaacatgcatttcaagcatttaagaatataattcaagttacacgaacttacctcgatacttgtttgtaaacaataaaaatctactaatcccgaactttttcctttcctcgatctagcttcgtatttgaatcttccggatctaaataaataaatttaattatcaattcaatacatttcatgttcatatgcaacattctctataattcaactattatttatagttcattcaaagctgtctacttgagttatagtcactaaattatttataacttgagctacggaactccaaattaagatccgttaattttccctgaaactagactcatatatctttttaccataaaattttcagaatttttggtttatccaataagtacagtttattctttaaagtcacccctgttctgctgtcgacagttctgacccttcttcactaaaaattaattatctcttcatacagaattcaaatgatgttctcgtttgtttttcttaaaaataaactcattaaggatcctatacatataaatttaagcccataattgtttttcttaaattttttatgatttttcaaagtgagaacaggggaacccgaattcattctgaccttgtctcacaaaattcattatatctcaaaatttacaaatccattgcttacactatttcttctataagaaactagactcaataagctttaattcaatatttttttcatcttctaattcgatttctaaaatttatggtgatttttcaaagttagtctactgctgctgtccaaactgtttttttgcaagctgtttattaccatttttcccctaagcttttaataaatgataatttcgtccctactcaattagcctctcaattgagctgatttttctcaattaacattttattctatcaccttaaactagtttacaacctttaggaatcaaaatttcagcaatagactttaattccaagcattttcacaattaggtcctaaaaatcaatttctattgaaattacctaataaaatcatctcataaacaaattaaagctttaattcaattctatttcatcataaaattacagcactcaaccatggtgactttcaatttcatccatgaaatcaaaaactaatgaatttaatagtaggacctagttgtaaaagtcttagaaacacaaaaattacaagaaaaaggcaatgattaactcacttggtgcaaaaattatgaaatatcagcTTAGATAACCCTCCTATGGTGTTTTTAGCTGCTgcaattgaagagaaatgaagagaaatctagatatttcctatttagtcctagctttatttagttaattttgcaatattccaattttacccttaatttatcaatttttctgctgatttcatacccttaccatccagcccaaataacttttgggtctaattcctTTTAAATcttttctcattagactcttaagctatttaatcactctagcaacttttacacctattacaatttagtccttttcatttaattgactacccaaacattaaaatttcctaacgaaattttaataccacattaataacatttcataaatatttataaaattatttttgactcggttttacgagatagaggtctcgataccttgtttttacccaatttcttcaataatttctttttctatctaatcactaaatcggtaaaatttttctatcaatattttcatacgattttcctatcatatcaattttcatgcaaaaatattgaaataaatttctctttaaatcggatttgtggttacgaaaccactgttccgataattttgaatttaggccCTTACAACTAttgtattactattattatcagtattattatattttcttttctacaTATAAgtc
The sequence above is drawn from the Gossypium hirsutum isolate 1008001.06 chromosome A05, Gossypium_hirsutum_v2.1, whole genome shotgun sequence genome and encodes:
- the LOC107957744 gene encoding putative pumilio homolog 8, chloroplastic, which encodes MFETGEKKEKKKMMNRVSPSPSSSFSNGFSSHEESSSFEDQQQQQPEFHDYRLWLDSTSLPDFHFRNTNVNEERSVEDGLDLCDNLYQMHIRNEEIDSDGSAEMRRSESDPNGFGLGLGDVYSYNAEKYTSYEGFSKGFQSSPLQVSMYFDGNDVMRSTLLGLQGGNEKGDSLGPHNIAYNHSNDLASKWSWHNNQRNYHLEQRMEQCRSFDNRGIPLQNTYYPFVFSKQSGMDGNGGRGVIDSLSDPRFMHTKIPLVEDRSVIIQGRDLKYGIQNLGYDSFKYHKKKSFKNLQEKSSELDKNHGENVRLMPTPCSLAEFRGCINYMAKDQNHCRFLQRIFDEGSCLDVQIIFNEIIDNIVELMMDPFGNYLVQKLLDVCTEGQRLQIVHMVTKESGQLVRISLNTYGTRVVQKLIETLKSREEVSLIKSALKPGILDLIKDLNGNHVLQRFLQCLGNEDNKIIFDAAAQFCVDIATHRHGCCVLQRCIAHSNGQHRYNLITQISRNGLLLAQDPFGNYVVQYIIELKVRSAVDNLLSQFKGHYVHLSMQKFSSHVVEKCLKHFAESRSQIIHELISIVHFEQLLQDPFANYVIQSALAVTKGSLHASLVGAVRPHMILRTSPYCKRIFQRNLLKK